The Microbulbifer sp. YPW1 genome contains the following window.
AGAAGCACTACAGCGCCTGTTGTTCCGTTCCGCACAACTGCACGTGATTGAGGCATTGGTGAGCGGGCTTCTGGAAAGCCCGCAGTAAGATATTTCCTTGAAAAACGGGATTAGCTTCAGGCGTTAGTCTGGCAGAAAAAGGCCACCGGGTGATGCCGGGTGGCCTTTTGTTTTTTGCATGCATCCATTCGTGTGGTGCTATTCCCCGGCAATTTGCGGTTTATCTCCGCTGCTTGCCACCGGCTCCCACTGCATCTCGTAATCCCATTGATCAAAGTACAGGTTACCACCGCGCCACTCTACTTCACCGCGCTGGCTATCGACGGTTTCCGAGCGGAAGTGTTGTTTTGCCGGCACCAGGGGGCGGCTGTAGTCGGTATTGAAGATCAGCCGGTAACTGTCCAGCCCGCCCAGGTAGAACCAGCGCTCTGCTTCATTTTCGCTGTCCAGCAGGCCGTGGGTGACGTCCATCGGCATCCATCCGTAAGGGGCCAGATAAAATTCGCCCCAGTCATGCATGGTGTCGAAGCTCGCGGGAGAAAACTCCCAGCCGGACTGCCAGCGGGCGGGAATGCCATTCATGCGCATCAGGGTGATCAACAAAAGCGTCTGCTGACCGCAGTCCGCGTGGCCCGCTTGGGCGGCGTACTGGCTGATATTGCGAATGGTGGAATATTCCCGGGCGCCGGCCCAGGGGATCTCGTCGACGTAGGCAAAGAGCTTCTGGGCAATGCGATAGGGGTTGGTCTCATCGCCGACAATGCGGTTAGACAGTGCGCGAAGCTCGGGAGTGAACTGGATATGTGGGGTTCGCTCTGCAAGAAACGGCGCGATCCTTTCGCGAGTTTCTTGGGCGCGATCCACTGGCGCAGTTTTTGCTGGGTCAATATTGAAATATCGTGACAGGCTGTCAAATGCGTATTCCACGGAAAACCGGGTTGGTGTGCCCGCGCGGGCAGTCTGTTCGAAATAGATAGTGCGTTGCGGTGTGTCCACCGGCGCCAGAGTGAAATCTGTCGGGGTGCTATTCAATAGTGCGATATTTTCCTGGCGCCCGGGTAGTTCTTGCGGAAAGGGGAGCCAGGCCCGCACGGTTTCGCCGTCGGGAACGCTATCTGCGTCCACGGTGAGGGTATAGGTGATGGCAAGGCGCTGGCGCAGGGGCGCATCGCCGTCACCGTGTGCGTCGATGACCGCGGCATGATGCGCGTGCAGCTGGTATAGCGGAGCCCGGTCTGTGAAGCGTCGGTAGTCCGCGGTGCGTGCTGCGGCTTCATCTGAAATGTGAACCAGGTTATAGGCCGCTTTATTGAAATAGCGTCGCTTGCCGTCAATGGTTTTGTATTCCAGTAATCCGGCGTCGTTCCAGTGTTTTATATCGTTTTCTGTGGCGTCGGGAATGTAGCGCTGCACAGAAGCCAGCAATTGCTCTGGCGGGATGGTGAATTCCATCTCGATGCGGCGCATGCGCTCAGCTTCAAAGGCGAGTGCGGTGCTGTCTGGAGTTTGCGGTTCCTTTTGCTGCATTGCGTTGATGTCCAGTTTGGCCTGCCGGTAATGGCCCTGATCAATCTGAGCCTGTATTGCGGCGATATTGCTTTGCTGCGCCATGGACTGCTGTGCCATTGATAGCTGCGCGGCAAAAAGGGCGCTCGCCAGCATTGTTGCAGTCAGGTACGGGCGGCTTGGTCGGTTTGTGCGGTAGGCATTTTTTCGGGTCAAGGTGCACTCCATTGATTGCGAGCCGACACGGTATCGGTTTGGCACTTCCGTCGATTCGGAATAATTTATTATTTACTTAAAAATCCATGATTGATAAATTATTCTGATGCGTTTGCCGCGTCAAGAGCGCATTCCGCAATCCGCGCACATTTATGGAGACTCTGGCCACATGAACCACTTCACTGCAACTGCCGTCCGTATTTCCTGCATGCTGGGCATGGTACTGGGCGCAGGTTGCCAGCCAGAGCCTTGGGATCAACACGACCCCGAAGCCTATATAGAACGCGTACTCGAGCAGGAGCAGGTGCCCGGTGCTGCAGTGGCGATCTGGCACAAGGGCGAACCTGTGCTGCTGCGTGGATTTGGTGTTACCAATGTGGATAGCCCGAAAGCGGTCGATGGGCAGACCCTGTTCAAGCTGGCGTCCACCACCAAAGCGTTTACCACTGCGGCTCTCGGGCTGTTGGTGGAAGAGGGCAAGCTGGAGTGGGAAGGGCGTGTGGTCGACTACCTCCCACAATTTCGTCTCGGAGATTCCTGGATCAGCAATGAATTTCGTGTGGTGGATCTGCTGACCCATCGTTCCGGTTTGGGCCCCGGGGCCGGCGATCTGATGCTGTGGCCGCAACCCAATGCTTACACGCGCGCTGACGTGATGAATGGATTGGCGCACCTCCCCGTTACCCGCGGTTTTCGCGCCGACTACGCCTATGACAACTTGCTGTATATCGTGGCCGGTGAACTGATCGCAGAAATTTCCGGCATGTCCTATGAGGATTTTATTCAGCAGCGTCTGCTTGCTCCCTTGGGGCTGGAAAGTTGCTATGCCGGACCGGTGCCGGCCGATGCCCGCGACAATCTTGCCGATCCCCATCGACTGGAAGATATTGGCGTGGTGGTGGATACCCCCAACCTGGCCGGCTATGAACCTATTGTGCTGGCGGCGGCTGGCGGTATGCACTGCAGCGCCGGCGATATGCTGACCTGGCTGCGGGTCTTGTTGAATGGTGGTGAACTGGAAAGTGGCGAGCGTCTATTCACGGAGCAAACCCGTGATCGCTTGTGGCGCCCGGAAACCCTGATGCCGTTTTCCAGCCAGCGCGCGGAGCGTGATGGAGGGCATTTCTATGCTTATGCCCTGGGGTGGCGAGTGCAGGACATGCACGGAAAAAAAGTGATCCATCACACCGGTTCCCTGTCCGGCATGTACGCCTGGGCGGCCATGGTGCCGGAAGAGGATCTGGCAATAGTCGTGCTGATGAACCGCAGCGCGGGCGCTGCGCGCCAGGCGTTGATTTATGGCCTGCTGAAGCCCTATCTGGGGGCGCCTGAGCGGGATTGGCTGGCCTATTTTCAGGACCTTTACGGCACCCCCGCAGAGGCAGTGGAACCGGAAGAACTGGTCGCGCCTGTTGGGTATACCTCGGTCGCAAAGGAAGAGCTGGCCGGACTCTATCGGGACCCGTGGTTTGGGGATGTCGGTATCACTCAGGAAAACGGAAAGCTGCGCTGGCGTGCACTCAAATCGCCCCGGCTGACCGGGACACTGACGGCCGCCAGTGACGGCGTCTGGGCGCTGCACTGGGACGACCGCAGTCTGAATGCGGATGCATGGATGATTGCTGACCGCAGCGAAGCCGGCGTTTTACTGCTTACCATGCAAGCGAAGTCGCGCGGTACCGATTTCAGTTACGATTTTCACGATCTGCGCTTTGAAAAGGTGGCCGAGGCCGTACAGGTAGAGACTGCCCGCAGCCATTAGTGCGACAACAGTGTTCGAAAACAATAAATTAATCAGTTTCAGGAGTCTGTCATGCGGCGGCGTACTTTAATTCAATCCCTGATGTCAGCTCCCCTGTTAGGGGCAGCAGCAAGTGTTGCCAGTGGCGCCCAAGCCTTGGAATCCTCTGGCTACAGCGGCGGAGATACTGACCTGCTGCGCCCGAAGCGATTAAAAAAAGGTATGACGGTAGGCCTGGTGACCCCGGCCAGTAATGCCTGGGAAGACGAAGATATCCGTTTTGCCGGTGATGTAGTGCGCTCGCTGGGCTTTGAAGTCAAAGAGGGCCGGCACCTGTATCGCCGCACTCAGTACCTGGCGGGTCCCGACTCTGCGCGGGCAGAGGATTTTAACAGCATGTTTGCCGACCCGGACGTGGATGCGGTTTTCTGCCTGCGCGGTGGTTATGGCACGCCGCGTATCCTGCCAATGCTCGACTACCAGTTGATACGCAATAATCCGAAAGTTTTGCTCGGCTACAGCGATATTACGGCGTTGCTGAATGCCATCTACCACCGAAGTGGTGTGGTTACTTTTCACGGCCCGATCGCCGCCCAGAACTTTACCGATTACACCCTGGCCGAGTACCAGAAAGTATTAGTGCACGGTGAACGCCCAGTACCACTGGGCGCTCCACCGCCCTTCGAGATTGCCCCGGGCCGGGTAGAGAAACGCAATCGAATTACCCGCTTTTCCGGCGGCCGCGCCCGCGGCCGTCTGATCGGCGGCAATCTGTCGCTGATGGCGAGCCTGGTGGGTACACCCTTTGAGCCGGATTATCGCGGTAAAATACTGTTTCTGGAGGACGTCGGCGAAGCCCCGTATCGTGTGGACCGTATGCTCACCCAGCTCTGGCTCGCCGGGAAATTGCAACAGGTTGCGGGGATAGTCTTTGGCAAGTTCACCGATGCGGAAACCAGCGGCAATACGTTCAGTATGGAGCACGTGCTGCGCGAACGTACGGCGGAACTCGGCGTGCCGGTAGTGCGTGGCTTGATGATAGGACATGTGGAAGACCAGACCACGGTGCCCGTGGGGGCGATGGCCGAACTGGATGGTGACGCTGGTACGCTGGTATTGCGGGATGCCGTAGTCAGCTAGTTGCGAAGGAAGCGCAAGTCTGTAAGGTGGCAGCTATCGGTTTCGGCGATAACTACCACCATTTCTCATCGGTGCCCAGCTGGTAGCATGTGGCAAATTGTGGATCACAAATCGCTGCCCGATCAAAAATATAACAATAGCAGTACTACTTATGACTGAACTCTCCTGGCTCACGCTTTTACCTCCTTTTATCGCCATTGGCCTGGCGCTGTTAACCCGCCAGGTTTACCTGGCGCTGTTCGCCGGTATCTGGTTAGGGTTCTTTCTGCTGAATCACGATGGTTTTTTTGCCTCCCTGGCGCAGGCGCTGGATGGTGTGTTAGCGGTTCTGGCCAATCCCGGTGATGCGCGGGTAGTGATGTTCACCCTTGTGATCGGTGCATTCATCATCACATTGGAACGCTGTGGGGCGGTCAGCGGCTTTGTGCGATTCCTGGAGCGCAGCCGCTGGGTCACTAATGGCAAGCGGGCTCAGTGGATGGCATGGCTGGTCGGCATTGTCATCTTCATCGAGTCCAATATTACGGTGCTGGTGGCAGGTACCGTTTCGCGTCCGCTGTTTGATCGGTTCCGGATTGCCCGTGAGAAGCTCGCGTACATTATTGATTCCACGTCAGCGCCTGTGTGCATGTTGATTCCCCTGAACGCCTGGGGTGCGTTTAATCTCGGGCTTTTGGATGGGCTCGGTGTGGAGGACCCGTTAAAAGTTCTGCTGGCGAGTATCCCCTTAAACCTGTACGCGATTGCCGCTGTCGCGCTTACAGCCTACACGATCTCCCGTGATTACAATCCGGGACCGATGGCTCAGGTGCAGGCCCGTACCAGCGGCGGTGAACTGGACGGCATCGATATCAGTGCGAGTACTGGTGAGAAGAGCCATATCAAACCCCGTGCGATGAATATGTTGTTGCCGGTCATGGTATTGATTCTCGCGATGCCGCTAAGCCTGTGGATCACCGGTGATGGCAAGATTTTTGAGGGCTCTGGCTCCACATCCGTACTCTGGGCATCGCTTGCAGCACTCACCACTGTGTCTGTGATGGTGATTGTGCAGCGCAGCATGTCGCTGGATGAACTCAGCCATACCTGGATGGAGGGCGCCGGGCGCATGTTGCCGCTGGCGATCATTCTGGTGCTGGCACTTGCGCTCGGCGCTATCTCCAAGACCCTCGGCACCGGGCAGTATGTCGCGGGGCTAGTGGGGGATTCGATTCCCCTGGCGTTGCTGCCGGTAGTCATTTTCCTGGTGTCCGGGGTAATTGCGTTTTCCGTGGGTTCCAGCTGGGGGACTTTCTCCATTATGTTGCCCATCGCCATTCCCGTGGCTAGTGCGCTGGGTGCGGAACCCGCTTTGTTCGTCGCCGCGGTGTTGTCTGGTGGCATCTTTGGCGATCACAGTTCGCCGATTTCCGATACCACCATCGTGTCATCGCTGGCGGCCGGTACTGAGCATATCGAACACGTACGCACGCAGATACCTTATGCGCTGCGTGCTGGTGTGGTGAGCGCATTCGGGTTTATCGCGCTCGGTTATCTGATGCTGTAAAGCGAAACAGGAAGTATTTTGAGTGAGAAACAAGGGTTGCAACCAGGGTAAAACGACATGAAGAAGAGCCCTTGTGAAATAGTGCTGTTTACGGATGACAAGGAATTTGCCGCGCGCTGGATAGACGAATTGACACCGCTCGCCGAGCACGATTCGGACGCACCCATTGCACTGGTATTCACACGCACTAGCGAGGAAGGGCTGGATTCAGCGCTCGCACGCGGCGCTGTGCAAATTCTGGTGGTGGATGATAAGGGGCTCGGCGAAGCCGATCTAAAGGCTACCCTGGCACGGGTGCACGCGCAGCGGGCGGAGATTGATCGTGTACTACTGACCGGTGCCGACGAAGCCTCAGGCGCTGGCTTTGAATGTGTGATTTCCCGGGCTGAATCCAATTACGGTGTTGTGTATCGTACCTTGCGCCGAATTTTGCTGGAGCGCATCGCAACCCCTTTTGCCGATGCATTGCGTGAGTATGTGTATGCGGCGCGAGATTCCTGGCACACTCCCGGGCATTCCAGTGGCGATAGCCTCAGTACCAGCCCCTGGATTGCCGATTTCTATCGCTTTATGGGCGAGCATATCTTCAATACCGACCTGTCCGTGAGCGTGAAAATGCTGGACTCCTTGATGGATCCCATCAGTGTGATTCGTCAGGCCCAGCAGCTTACAGCCAAGGCTTTTGGTGCGCACCAGAGTTACTTTGTTACCAACGGCACCTCCACTTCGAACAAGATCGTCCTGCAGCACCTCCTGCGCCACGGCGACCGTGTCATCGTGGATCGCAATTGCCACAAGTCCGTGCATCACGCGATGATCATGAGTGGTGCGCTGCCCGTCTACCTGGAGTCTGCGGTCAATCAGCATTATGGCGTTTACGGCCCGGTGCCACAGCGTGAAATTTTCAGTGCGATTGACGCCAACCCCGGTGCTCGTCTGCTGGTCCTTACATCATGTACCTATGATGGACTGCGCTACGATCTGCGCCCGATTATCGAATACGCCCACGCGGCGGGCCTGTTTGTCCTGATTGATGAAGCCTGGTATGCCCATGGTCGGTTTCACCCGGCCCTGCGCCCGACGGCGCTGGAGTGTGGGGCCGATTTTGTTACCCAGTCTACGCACAAGATGCTCTCGGCATTTTCTCAGGCGAGCATGATTCATGTGGGAAATTTCGAGTGGCAATTATCGCGGGATGGAGAGGAACGGGAAGAATTTGACGCGGCCGGATTCCGCGAAGATATCAATATGCACACTTCTACCAGCCCGCAGTACGGCATGATTGCCAGCCTGGATGTGGCCCGCAAGCAGATGAGTATTGAGGGCTACCAGGTACTGGATCGCACCCTGGGATTTGCCGAAGAAATACGCCAGTTTGTCGATCAGAATACGGTTTTCCGCAGCCTCGACGCGGAAGATCTCTGTGGCCCCAGACTGGCAAAAGACGGCATTCGTCTCGACCCGACCAAAGTCACCATTGATGTGGGCCAATCGGGTCTCAGCGCACCGGACGCACAGGCAGCTTTATTTACCGAATTCGGCATTCAGGTCGAGAAGAACACCCACAACACGCTGTCTTTTCTGGTCACTATCGGCACCACGGAGAGTAAGGTGCTGCGTTTGAAGCAAGCCTTGCGCCAGTTATCGGACGACGCTTGCAAAGCAGGGGGGCGCAGAGTTTCTGCCGCGGGTAACGATGAAGCTCCAGTTCGCGGACAGACCCTGCCCGAGCTCAGTGAGATCGTTGCCCTGCCGCGCACCGCGTATTTTGCCCGAGGGGAGAAACTTGCCTGGGAAGGCGGTGGCCGCGCTGCGCTGATTGGTCGTGTCGCTTGCGACGAGGTGGTTCCATATCCCCCGGGTATCCCTCTACTGGTGCCCGGCCAGGAGGTTACCGCAGAAATTCTCGATGCGATCATCGCTTTCACCAGTGAACGCGCGGACCTGGAAATGCATGGCCTGCGCCGTATCGATGGATCTCCGGCCCTGCGTGTGTTGACCGCGCGAGAAGCCGCTTTGGCGACGGTGGAATATCAGCAACTATGCACATTGAACGATGCCCGGTCGCCAGCTGCAGGGACATCGCGGGAGGCAGTATGAGGAAGGTTTGGAAGCAGGGGGGGCTTATCGCCCTGGCCGCCATACTGGTCATTGGTGGTGTCACGCTCAGCACGTTTTATTCACAGGGCGAAAGTCGCCGGGCGGAGACGGCCAGTGTAACCACTTCGACCAATCCGGGGTTTGTGGCGGTACGCGGTGGCAATATCAAGGTCGCCATGCGCTACGCGACGACAAATAATCTGGTGGGAGAGCCGCTGGATGGGTACCGGGATAACCTGTGTCTGTTGGCACCCGCAGCCGCCCACGCGCTGGAAAAAGTGGCTCACCGGCTGGCAGAAGAAGGGCTGGGTCTCGAACTGTTCGACTGCTACCGCCCGCAGCAGGCCGTCAATCACTTTGTACGCTGGGCCGCCGCGCCGGAAGATCACAGCACCAAAGCGGATTTCTATCCACGGGAGAAAAAATCCGAGATGTTCGAGCGGGGCTATATCGCTGAACGCTCCGGGCATAGCCGCGGTGCCACTGTGGATTTGACCCTCTACCGTATCGATACCGGCGAGGCGCTGGAGATGGGGACCGGGTTCGATTTTATGGATGAACGTTCGGCGACGGAATATCCGTTGAAGGATGCCACCGCACGCGCGAATCGGCTGCACCTGCGCGAGGTCATGGGGGCGGCGGGGTTTGTCAACTATACCCAGGAGTGGTGGCACTACACCTACAAGCCCGAGCCTTATCCCGACACCTATTTTGATGTGCCGGTGGCTCACGCCTCGCTGGA
Protein-coding sequences here:
- a CDS encoding serine hydrolase, with amino-acid sequence MNHFTATAVRISCMLGMVLGAGCQPEPWDQHDPEAYIERVLEQEQVPGAAVAIWHKGEPVLLRGFGVTNVDSPKAVDGQTLFKLASTTKAFTTAALGLLVEEGKLEWEGRVVDYLPQFRLGDSWISNEFRVVDLLTHRSGLGPGAGDLMLWPQPNAYTRADVMNGLAHLPVTRGFRADYAYDNLLYIVAGELIAEISGMSYEDFIQQRLLAPLGLESCYAGPVPADARDNLADPHRLEDIGVVVDTPNLAGYEPIVLAAAGGMHCSAGDMLTWLRVLLNGGELESGERLFTEQTRDRLWRPETLMPFSSQRAERDGGHFYAYALGWRVQDMHGKKVIHHTGSLSGMYAWAAMVPEEDLAIVVLMNRSAGAARQALIYGLLKPYLGAPERDWLAYFQDLYGTPAEAVEPEELVAPVGYTSVAKEELAGLYRDPWFGDVGITQENGKLRWRALKSPRLTGTLTAASDGVWALHWDDRSLNADAWMIADRSEAGVLLLTMQAKSRGTDFSYDFHDLRFEKVAEAVQVETARSH
- a CDS encoding Na+/H+ antiporter NhaC family protein; the encoded protein is MTELSWLTLLPPFIAIGLALLTRQVYLALFAGIWLGFFLLNHDGFFASLAQALDGVLAVLANPGDARVVMFTLVIGAFIITLERCGAVSGFVRFLERSRWVTNGKRAQWMAWLVGIVIFIESNITVLVAGTVSRPLFDRFRIAREKLAYIIDSTSAPVCMLIPLNAWGAFNLGLLDGLGVEDPLKVLLASIPLNLYAIAAVALTAYTISRDYNPGPMAQVQARTSGGELDGIDISASTGEKSHIKPRAMNMLLPVMVLILAMPLSLWITGDGKIFEGSGSTSVLWASLAALTTVSVMVIVQRSMSLDELSHTWMEGAGRMLPLAIILVLALALGAISKTLGTGQYVAGLVGDSIPLALLPVVIFLVSGVIAFSVGSSWGTFSIMLPIAIPVASALGAEPALFVAAVLSGGIFGDHSSPISDTTIVSSLAAGTEHIEHVRTQIPYALRAGVVSAFGFIALGYLML
- a CDS encoding aminotransferase class I/II-fold pyridoxal phosphate-dependent enzyme, producing the protein MKKSPCEIVLFTDDKEFAARWIDELTPLAEHDSDAPIALVFTRTSEEGLDSALARGAVQILVVDDKGLGEADLKATLARVHAQRAEIDRVLLTGADEASGAGFECVISRAESNYGVVYRTLRRILLERIATPFADALREYVYAARDSWHTPGHSSGDSLSTSPWIADFYRFMGEHIFNTDLSVSVKMLDSLMDPISVIRQAQQLTAKAFGAHQSYFVTNGTSTSNKIVLQHLLRHGDRVIVDRNCHKSVHHAMIMSGALPVYLESAVNQHYGVYGPVPQREIFSAIDANPGARLLVLTSCTYDGLRYDLRPIIEYAHAAGLFVLIDEAWYAHGRFHPALRPTALECGADFVTQSTHKMLSAFSQASMIHVGNFEWQLSRDGEEREEFDAAGFREDINMHTSTSPQYGMIASLDVARKQMSIEGYQVLDRTLGFAEEIRQFVDQNTVFRSLDAEDLCGPRLAKDGIRLDPTKVTIDVGQSGLSAPDAQAALFTEFGIQVEKNTHNTLSFLVTIGTTESKVLRLKQALRQLSDDACKAGGRRVSAAGNDEAPVRGQTLPELSEIVALPRTAYFARGEKLAWEGGGRAALIGRVACDEVVPYPPGIPLLVPGQEVTAEILDAIIAFTSERADLEMHGLRRIDGSPALRVLTAREAALATVEYQQLCTLNDARSPAAGTSREAV
- a CDS encoding LD-carboxypeptidase: MTVGLVTPASNAWEDEDIRFAGDVVRSLGFEVKEGRHLYRRTQYLAGPDSARAEDFNSMFADPDVDAVFCLRGGYGTPRILPMLDYQLIRNNPKVLLGYSDITALLNAIYHRSGVVTFHGPIAAQNFTDYTLAEYQKVLVHGERPVPLGAPPPFEIAPGRVEKRNRITRFSGGRARGRLIGGNLSLMASLVGTPFEPDYRGKILFLEDVGEAPYRVDRMLTQLWLAGKLQQVAGIVFGKFTDAETSGNTFSMEHVLRERTAELGVPVVRGLMIGHVEDQTTVPVGAMAELDGDAGTLVLRDAVVS
- a CDS encoding transglutaminase-like domain-containing protein, producing MAQQSMAQQSNIAAIQAQIDQGHYRQAKLDINAMQQKEPQTPDSTALAFEAERMRRIEMEFTIPPEQLLASVQRYIPDATENDIKHWNDAGLLEYKTIDGKRRYFNKAAYNLVHISDEAAARTADYRRFTDRAPLYQLHAHHAAVIDAHGDGDAPLRQRLAITYTLTVDADSVPDGETVRAWLPFPQELPGRQENIALLNSTPTDFTLAPVDTPQRTIYFEQTARAGTPTRFSVEYAFDSLSRYFNIDPAKTAPVDRAQETRERIAPFLAERTPHIQFTPELRALSNRIVGDETNPYRIAQKLFAYVDEIPWAGAREYSTIRNISQYAAQAGHADCGQQTLLLITLMRMNGIPARWQSGWEFSPASFDTMHDWGEFYLAPYGWMPMDVTHGLLDSENEAERWFYLGGLDSYRLIFNTDYSRPLVPAKQHFRSETVDSQRGEVEWRGGNLYFDQWDYEMQWEPVASSGDKPQIAGE